GCACCGTCGCGGGGCCGTCCTCCCGGTCGTGCCGCAGATCGATGCGGCCGCCCATGACCAGGGCGGCGCCGTCGGCCGCCTCGCCTTCCCGGAACAGGATCTCGCCGGCGGCCAGCTCGCGCCGCTCCGCGCTGAAGGCGATGAGGCGCAGGGGTTCCGCCGGCACGCCGGCCAGGAAGGGCACCTCCTGCAAGACCTGGATGTCGCGCTCGAGCGTCATGGCCTTCCGGCTTTCCCGCCGCGGCCGCCGCACGTCAAGGGAAATCGGGCGGGCCGCCGCGTCCGGCGGGAGCGGCGCGCGCCCGTCACGGCACCAGCTTGTAGCCGCCGGACTCGGTGACCAGCAGTTCGGCACTCGACGGGTCGCGCTCGATCTTCTGCCGGAGCCGGTAGATGTGGGTCTCCAGCGTGTGGGTGGTGACGCCGGAATTGTAGCCCCAGACCTCGTGCAGCAGGACGTCGCGCGACACGGGGCGCTCGCCCGCGCGGTAGAGATACTTGAGGATCGCGGTCTCCTTCTCGGTCAGCCGCACCTTGGAGCCCTTCTCGTCGAGCAGCAGCTTGGCGGAGGGGCGGAAGGTGTAGCGCCCGATCGTGAAGGTGGCGTCCTCGGTCTGCTCGTGCTGGCGCAGGTGCGCGCGGATGCGGGCGAGCAGGACGGCGAACTTGAAGGGCTTCGCCACGTAATCGTTGGCGCCCGCCTCCAGGCCGAGCACGGTGTCGCTGTCCGTGTCGTGGCCGGTCAGCATGATGATCGGCGCCTTGAAGGCGTTCTTGCGCAGGATCTTGACCGCCTCGCGCCCGTCCATGTCGGGCAGGCCGACGTCCATGATGAGCAGGTCGACGTGGTCGTTGCGCGCCATCTGCACGCCCTTGGCGGCCGTGTCGGCCTGGGCGGTCTCGAATTCCTCGTACAACGACAGCTGCTCGACGAGACCTTCCCGCAGGTCGGTGTCGTCGTCACAGATGAGGATCTTGCGCGCAGCCATGGGTCCCGTCCTACAGTCCGCCCGTCGCCGATATGACCGTTGTCCTTGTTTCGGCAAGGGCTTGTCGACCTCGAAGCAGAAGACCATCCTTCGCGCCGCAGCGCAAGAACCGCGGTTCGGACCGGGCCGGCACCCCGCCTTCGCCTGGGCGCGACCTCGGGAGCGCGCCGGAACAGCCGGATTCGACTTGGGAAATTCCTGCAGAACCCTGGGCGGCATCCCGGCCGCCGCCCCCGAGACTGGACCACGACCATGCGCCGTCCCGCCGTTCCGCCCAAGGTGATTCGCATCCGGCCGAGGCCCGGGCACCCGACGGAAGGGCTCCTGACCCTCGGGGGCGCGACCGTGCCGTGCCGGCTCGGCCGCTCCGGCATCACCCGCTTCAAGCGCGAGGGGGACGGGGCGACGCCGGCGGCCACCATGCGGCTGGTCGCGCTCCGCTATCGCGCCGACCGGATTCCCCGCCCACGGACCGGCCTTCCCGTGCGGGCGATCCGCCCCGAGGACGGCTGGTGCGACGACCCGGCGGACGGGCGCTACAACCGGCCGGTCCGGCTGCCGTTCGGGCCGTCCCACGAGGCGATGGCGCGGCAGGACGCCGTCTACGACATCGTCGTGGTGCTCGACTGGAACGTCTCGCGCCGGAGCCTCAACCGGGGGAGCGCCATCTTCCTGCACCTGACCCGCCCGGACAGACGGCCGACGGCGGGCTGCGTCGCGGTCGACCTGCCGGTCATGCGCCGCCTGCTGGCGGCCGCGGGGCGGCGGGCCGTGATGGCCGTCCTCTAGGCCGCCCGGGCGAGCCCGGTTTCGGCCGGAGCCGCTGGGAAGGCCGCTGGCGGGCATTCCTGCCGGCGGGTGTCTCGGGTCGGACCGGATGGCGATCGGGCGTCCTGGAGACTCCCAGGCGGTCGACTATTTCGATTCCGAATCAAAAATCGTGCGATCCAGGGTTGTCAGCGGGCGCCGAAGATGGCGCTGCCGACACGGACGTGGGTCGCCCCGAACTGGATGGCGGTCTCGAAGTCCGACGACATGCCCATGGACAGGAGCCCGACCCCGGCCTCGCGGGCGAGCTTCTCCAGAAGTGCGAAGTGGGGACCGGGCTGGTCCTCGACGGGCGGGATGCACATCAGACCCGCGATGGCGAGACCATGGGCAGTGCGGCAGCGCTCCACGAAGGCGACCGCCTCGCGCGGGTCGATGCCGGCCTTCTGGGGCTCGAGGCCCGTGTTGACCTGCACGAGCAGACGCGGCGACCGGCCCAGGCGGCGCATCTCCTCGGCGAGCGCGGCGGCGATCTTCTCCCGGTCGACGGTGTGGATCACGTCGAAGAGTTCGACGGCCTCCCGTGCCTTGTTGGATTGGAGCGGGCCGATCAGGTGGAGCTCGATCCCGGGCGTCTCCTCGCGCAGCGCCGGCCACTTGGCCTTGGCCTCCTGGACGCGGTTCTCGCCGAAGACCCGCTGGCCGGCGGCGATCACGGGCCGGATCGCGTCGGCGTCGAAGGTCTTGGAGACCGCAACCAGGGTGACGGACCCCGGCGCACGTGCGTGGGTGCGCTCGGCGCGGGCGATGCGGTTGCGGATCTCGGCAAGTCTTTCGGCGGCGTCAACCATTCGCGTCCATCCTGAAGGGCGGGCGATTCGGCTCCGCATAGCAGAACCGGCGCCGCGGGGCGACGCATCGCTGTTGACGTTATACGGCCTTTCTGGTGAAGGTCGCCCGCTTCCCGCGCGCGACGGAGCCGCGCGGCACCGACCCCGTCCAGACCCGAAGGCGACCGGCAGATCCCATGGCGAGCGAGCGCTACAATCCCCGCGAGGCGGAACCGAAGTGGCAGAGGGCCTGGGAGGCGGCCGAGGTGTTCCGGACGCTCAACGACGATCCGCGGCCCAAATACTACGTGCTCGAGATGTTTCCCTATCCGTCGGGGCGCATCCACATGGGGCACGTGCGCAACTACACCATGGGCGACGTGGTGGCACGCTACAAGCGGGCCCGCGGCTTCAACGTGCTGCACCCGATGGGCTGGGACGCCTTCGGGCTGCCGGCCGAGAACGCCGCCATCCAGAACAAGGTCCACCCGGCCAAATGGACCTACGAGAACATCGCCACCATGAAGGCGCAGCTGAAGTCGATGGGGCTCTCCCTGGACTGGGCGCGCGAGGTGGCGACCTGCGACCCGAGCTACTATCGGCACCAGCAGAAGATGTTCACGGACTTCTTCAAGGCCGGGCTGGTCTACCGCTCCAAGTCGAAGGTGAACTGGGACCCGGTCGACATGACCGTGCTCGCCAACGAGCAGGTGGTCGACGGCCGCGGCTGGCGCTCCGGCGCGGTCGTCGAGCAGCGCGAGCTGGAGCAGTGGAAATTCAGGATCACGGCCTATTCGGACGAGCTCCTGTCCGCGCTCGACACGCTGGACCGCTGGCCCGACAAGGTGCGCCTGATGCAGCGCAACTGGATCGGCAAGTCGGAGGGCATGCGGGTCCGCTTCGAGCTCGTCGAGCCGGCGCCGAACGGCGACCGGACGCTGGAGATCTTCACGACGCGGGCCGACACGCTGTTCGGCGCGAGCTTCATGGCGATCGCGCCCGACCATCCGCTGGCGAAGGCCTGCGGGGCGCAGGACCCCGGCCTCGCCGCCTTCCAGGAGAAGTGCCGGCAGATGGGCACGTCCGTGGCGGTCCTGGAGACGGCCGAGAAGGAGGGCTACGACACGGGCCTGAAGGTCCGCCATCCGTTCCTGCCGGAGGTGGAGCTCACCGTCTATGTCGCCAACTTCATCCTGATGGACTACGGCACCGGCGCCATCTTCGGCTGCCCGGCGCACGACCAGCGCGACCTGGACTTCGCCCGCAAGTACGGGCTGAAGGTCATCCCGGTCGTGCTGCCGCCGGCGGCCGATCCTACCAGCTTCACGATCGACGACACGGCCTATGACGGGGACGGGACGCTGTTCAACTCCGCCTTCATGGACGGGCTCCCGATCGAGGCCGCCAAGGAGGCGGTGGCGCGGCGGCTGGAGACGACGGACCTGCACGGCGCCCCGCAGGGCACCCGGCAGGTGAACTACCGCCTGCGCGACTGGCTGATCTCCCGCCAGCGCTACTGGGGCTGCCCGATCCCGATGATCCACTGCGAGGCCTGCGGGGTGGTACCCGTGCCGGAGCAGGATCTGCCGGTGCGGCTGCCCGAGGACGCGACCTTCGACCGGCCCGGCAACCCGCTCGACCACCACCCGACGTGGAAGCACGTCGCCTGCCCGTCCTGCGGGGGGCGGGCGCGGCGCGAGACGGACACGATGGACACCTTCGTGGACTCGTCCTGGTACTTCGCGCGCTTCACCGACCCGTGGAACGAGACCGCGCCGACGACCCGCTCGGCGGTCGACGGCTGGCTGCCGGTCGACCAGTATATCGGCGGGATCGAGCACGCGATCCTGCACCTGCTCTACTCGCGCTTCTTCACCCGCGCCATGCGGGCGACCGGGCATGCGGGGTTGGACGAGCCCTTCGCGGGGCTGTTCACCCAGGGCATGGTGGTGCACGAGACCTACCGGGGGCCGGACGGCGCCTGGGTGTCGCCCGCGGAGGTCGAGATCACGGAGGCGGACGGCAAGCGCTCCGCCCGGCTGAAGGCGACGGGCGGGCCGGTCGAGATCGGCGGCATCGAGAAGATGTCGAAGTCCAAGAAGAACACGGTGGACCCGTCGGAGATCATCGGCGGCTGGGGCGCGGACACGGCGCGCTGGTTCATGCTGTCCGACAGCCCGCCGGAGCGCGACGTGATCTGGACGGAGGCCGGGGCCGAGGGCGCGCACCGCTTCGTGCAGCGGATCTGGCGGATGGTCGGCGAGGCCCTGCCCTTCGTGTCCGGCGGCGCGCCGGCACTTCCGGCCGACCTCTCGGCGGCGGGTCTGGCGGTGCGCAAGGCGGCGCACAAGACCCTGGTGGCGGTCGAGGACGACATCGAGAAGCTGGCGTTCAACCGGGCGGTCGCGCGCATCTACGAGCTCGCCAACACGCTCCAGAAGGCGCTCGCGGATGGCGGGGCCGGCTCGGATCCGGGGCTCGCGGCGGCCCTCCACGAGGCCTTCGACATCCTGGTGCGGATCATCGCGCCGATGATGCCGCATCTCGCCGAGGAATGCTGGCAGGCGATGGGCCGCGAGGGGCTGATCGCCACCCTGGGCTGGCCGGTGGCGGACCGGACGCTGACGGTCGACGACACGATCGTGCTGCCGGTGCAGATCAACGGCAAGAAGCGGGCGGAGTTGACTGTGGCGCGCGAGGCGGGCGAGGCTGAGGTGCGGGCCGCGACGCTGGCGCTCGACGCGGTGGTGGCCGCGCTCGGCGGCAATCCGCCCAAGAAGGTGATCGTGGTGCCGCAGAGGATCGTGAATGTGGTGGCCTGACCGGACCGTCCGACCCCGCCGCCTCGCAGGTCCCGCAGCCCTGCTGGCCGCGGCCCTGGCGCTTGGCGCCTGCTCGGACATCCGACCGCTCTACGGCACCACGGCGGCCGGCGACACGACGGTCGCGCGCCTCGCCTCGATCGACCTGAAGCTCGTGGACAGCCGCGTCAGCCAGAGGGTCCGCAACGAGCTGGTGTTCGCCTTCTACGGCGGGGGCGAGCCGGCCAAGCCGGCCTACAGGCTCGACCTGCGCGTCACGGACAGCTCGATCCCGGTCGGCATCGAGCGGACGGAGAGCACGCCGGCGGCCTACCTGGTGCAGCTCAATGCCAGCTTCACGCTCGTCGATCTCGCCTCCGGCACGACGATCCTGACCGGCAACAGCTTCGCCAACGCGTCCTACGACTTCTCCCAGCAGCGCTTCGCCAACGTGCGGGCGCAGCGCGACGCGGAGAACCGGGCGGCGACCCAGATCGCGGCCGACATCCGCACCAAGATCGCCGCCTGGCTGGCCACCCACTCGTGAGCGGGGCCGGCCGAGGCCGGAGTCAGTGGTCGGAGAGGACGACGTCGTCCGTGTAGTCGACCCCGGGGACCTCCTTGACGATCGGCTGGCCGCAGATGACGCGGCCCTTGACGGGGTCGAAGGTCAGGGTCGGCTGACCGGCGAGGTCCCAGCCCTTGTTCAGGGCGGCGGTGACGCGCTTGCAGAAGGCGGCGTCGTCGGGGCCGGTCAGATATCGGTAGAGCTTCATCGGACACTCGGCGAAGGGGACGGGCGGCGCGCAGCCTCGGGCACCGTCGGGGCCGGGTCAAGCCCCGCGAATCACGCCGCGGCCGGGGTGGCGGTCAGGCCGCGGGCGGCCGCCAGGGTGCGCTTGGCCATCTCGGCATGCAGCAGCTCGACCATCCGGCCCTCGACCGTGATGACGCCCTTGCCGGCGTTCTCGGGCAGCGCGAAGGCGGCGACGATCTTCTCGGCCCAGGCGACCTCGGTGGCGGAGGGCGAGAAGACCTCGTTGGCGACGGCGATCTGCCTGGGGTGGATCAGCGTCTTGCCGTCCATCCCGAGATCGCGGCCCTGGGCGCATTCCTCGCGAAAGCCCTCCAGGTCGTCGAAGTCGTTGTAGACGCCGTCGATCACGTCGAGGCCGTGGGCGCGGGCGGCCTGCACGGTCAGGGACAGCCAGGTGATCATGGGCAGCCGGCCCTTGACGAGGCGGGCGCGGGTCTCCTTGGCGAGGTCGTTGGTGCCGAGCACCATGGCGGCGAAGCGCCGGCCGGCCGGCACGCCGACCGCGGCGGCGATCGGGGCGGCATTGAGGATCCCCATCGGGGTCTCCATCATGGCCCAGATGCGGGTCTCGGAGGGCGCGCCGTTCATGTCCAGGAAGTCGCCGACCTGGTGGATGTCCTCGGCGAAGCTCACCTTCGGGACCAGGATCGCGTGCGGCCCGGCCGCCGCGGCGGCCTTGAGATCGGCCTTGCCCCAGGGGGTGTCGAGGCCGTTGATGCGGATGACGAGCTCGCGCTCGCCGTAGCCGCCGTCGCGCACGGCACGGCAGACCTGCTCGCGGGCGAGCTCCTTGGCGTCCGGGGCGACCGCGTCCTCCAGGTCGAGGATCAGCGCGTCGGCCTCCAGCGTCTTCGCCTTCTCGAGCGCGCGCGCGTTCGAGCCGGGCATGTAGAGCACGCTGCGCCGCGGGCGGAAGGTCATCGAGGTCTCCCCCTGTTCATGCTTCGGGCCCGGAACGCTATCGCGCGCGGCATCCTGCCGCAATGCACCATTGGGAGGGCGCGGTGCCGTCGAACGCGGCGGCGCGCGCTGCGGTTCCCCGGCTGGCCACGGCAGCCCTTTCTCGTGCAAAGTCGCGCGAACCGAGGGAGTGACCATGCCCATCGCATTCCACATGATCGCCGGGGCGCCGGAGCCGGTGGCGACGTTCAGCCATGCCACGGAGGTGGACGGGTGGGTGTTCGTCACCGGGCAGATGCCGACCGTGCCCGGGCGGCCCGACGATCCGCTGCCGGAGGGGATCGAGGCGCAGACGCGGCAGGTGATGGAGAATCTCGCAACGGTGCTGGCGGGGCTGGGGCTCTCGCTCGCGGACGTCACCATGGCGCGGGCCTACCTGACGCGGTTCGAGCGGGACTACGCGCCGTTCAACGCCGTCTACAAGCGCTTCTTCGCTGAGGGGCGCCTGCCGGCACGGACCTGCATCGGCGTGACCGCGCTCGCCAAGGGGGCGCTCGTCGAGGTCGACCTGGTGGCGCGGCGTCCCGGCGGGAGCGGCGCTTGACGGCGGCCGCGGGTGGGGGCGCGATGGGGCGGGCGGAGGGAACCGTGCTGGCGGCCGGCGTCCTCGCGGCCCTGGTCGTCTCCGGGATCGGGCCCTATGACCGGCTGACCTGGGTCCTGGAGGTGATCTGGGTGCTGGTCGGCCTGCCGCTCGCGGTCCTGACCCGCCGCGTCTTCCCGCTGACGCCGCTCCTCTACCGGCTGATGGCGCTGCACGCCGTCGTGCTGGTCGTCGGCGGCCACTACACCTACGCGCGGGTGCCGCTCGGCCTGTGGGTCGCAGACTGGTTCGACCTCGCGCGCAACCACTACGACCGGCTTGGGCATTTCCTGCAGGGCTTCGTGCCGGCGATCCTGGTGCGCGAGATCCTGTCGCGCCGGTCGCCGCTCAGGGGCTCGGCCTGGCTCGGGCCCCTTACGGTCGCCTGCTGCCTGGCCTTCAGCGCCTTCTTCGAGTTCATCGAGTGGTGGAGCGCTCTCGTCTACGGCGCCGCCGCGGATTCCTTCCTGGCGACCCAGGGGGATCCCTGGGACACGCAGTGGGACATGTTCCTGGCGTTCGTGGGGGCGACGCTCGCGGTCGCGACGCTCGGACGGGTCCACGACCGGCAGATGGCGCGGCTCGAAGGCGGCGGGGTCAGCCGGGCCGCCGCGCCCTGAGCGAATAGGCGAGCGGGAGCGACGGGCCGCCGGCGGGGAAGCGCCAGAGATCGACGCCGTCCTCGACCAGGGTCGGGTAGGCCTTCCAGGCGACGCGGTCGTGTTCGCGCAGCATCTCGAGGCGGAGGCCGGCGCCGAGGAGCGCGGTGACCACCTCGGAGATCGGGTGGGTCCATTCGTAGTTGCGGGTGTTGACGAGCGGCCGGGCGTCGCCCGTGTAGGTGTGCGTCATGTCGCTGGCGACCGGCTTTTCGGGCGGGTCCCGCCAGGGATAGGTCGGGGTCGGCACGCCGTCCCGGTCGGCGAGGGCGCCGCAGGTGATCGGATGGCTCTCGATCAGGTAGAGGTAGCCGCCGGGGCGGAGCAGGCGGGCCACCACGGCGGCCCAGCGCTCGATGTCGGGCAGCCAGTTGAGGGCGCCCCAGCCGGTGAAGACCCTGTCGTAGGTCTCGCCGGGCCGGTCGGGGGCCGCGTAGACGTCGCCCTCGACGAAGCGCACGTCGGGCCGGCCGGCGCGGCGGGCGAAGTCGCGGGCCGCCTCGATGGCCTTGGGCGAGAAGTCCAGGCCGGTGGCGCGGGCGCCGAAGTGGGCGAGGCTGATCGTGTCGAGGCCGATGTGGCACTGGAGGTGGACCAGGTCGAGGCCCCGGACGTCGCCGATCTCCGCCGCTTCGATGGCGTGCAGGCTGGACCGGCCGGCAAGGACGTCGGCGATGCGGTAGGACCCGGTCCGGTCGGTCGCGTGCAGGCCGGCGCGCTCGTCCCAGTTCAGGCGGTTGGCTTCGAGACGAGGATCCATGGCGCGCGCCCCTTCGGCTCCAGACAACGAAAAAGGCCGGAGAACCGGCCTTGATCGAACCTTCGCGAGGCGGACGGGACGGATCAGGCCGTCTTCTTGTCCTGCTTCTCGACGATGCGGGCCGCCTTGCCGGTCAGGCCGCGCAGGTAATAGAGCTTGGCGCGGCGGACCTTGCCGCGGCGGACGACGTCGACGGACTCGATCAGGGGCGTGTAGACGGGGAACACGCGCTCGACGCCCTCGCCGTACGAGATCTTGCGGACCGTGAAGCTCTCGTTCAGGCCCGAGCCGGAGCGGGCGATGCAGACGCCCTCGTAGGCCTGCACGCGGGTGCGGTTGCCTTCGACGACGCGGACGTTGACGCGGACCGTGTCGCCCGGGGCGAAGTCCGGGATGGAGCGCTTCTCGGCGATGGCCGACATCTGCTCGGCTTCGAGCTGATCGATGATGTTCATGGGTGCACCTGTCTCAGAAGTTGGCGTTGCCTATACTCGATGTCGGACCGCTTGTCATGTCCCCGTCGTCATCTCCGGGGCCCGGGACCGGCGGCTTTGCTTTCGCGGCCCTCGCGGGCCCGATGGTCCGCCCAGAGGTCCGGCCGGCGCTCGGCCGTGATCGCCTCCGACGCCCTGCGGCGCCAGTTCGCGATCCGGCCGTGGTCGCCGGAGGTCAGGACCTCCGGGATCGTCCGCCCCTCCCAGACCTGCGGCCTGGTGTAGTGCGGGTATTCCAGGAGCCCGGCCTCGAAGCTCTCCTCCGCGCCGGACTCGGTCTTGCCCATCACGCCCGGCAGGAGCCGGACGACCGCGTCGAGGAGCACCTGCGCGGCCGGCTCGCCGCCGGAGAGGACGTAGTCGCCGATCGAGACCTCGGTCAGCGCGCGGCCCTCGATCAGCCGCTCGTCGACCCCCTCGAAGCGGCCGCAGAGCACCACCACGCCGGGGCCGCCCGCGAGCTCGCGGACGAAATCCTGGCGGAGCGGGCGCCCGCGCGGGCTCATCAGCAGGCGCGGCCTCGGGTCCTCTGGACCCGCCACCGCGTCGAGCGCCCGGGCGGTGACGTCGCAGCGCATCACCATGCCGGGCCCGCCGCCCGCCGGGGTGTCGTCGACGCTCCGATGCCGGTCCGTCGCGAAGTCCCGGATGTCGGCCACGTCGAGCGACCAGAGGCCGTTCGCGAGCGCCTTGCCGGAGAGCGACAGGCCGAGAGGGCCCGGGAACATCTCCGGATAGAGCGTCAGGACCGAGGCCCGGAACGTCACGACGCCACCTCCCCGCCCGGCCCCGGCGCGGCCGCCGGCGGGTGCCGGCGACGCTTGCGGGGGGCGGGCTTCGGCTCCGCCTCGTCCGAGCCGCCCCCGAAGAGGCCTTCGGGCGGGGCGATCACGACGCGGCCGCCGGCCAGGTCCACCACGGGCGCGAAGGCCCGGGTGAAGGGGAGGTAGACGGTCGAGCCCTCGGGCGGCTGGATCTCCAGGAGATCGCCCGCGCCGAAATTCGCCACCGCAAGGATCGTCCCGTGGACCGTCCCGTCCGCGTCTTCCGCCCTCAGGCCGATCAGGTCCGAGTGGTAGAAGGTCTCCTCGTCGTCGGTCGCGGGGAGGGCCTCGCGGTCGACGAAGAGGCGGGTGCCGTTCAGCGCCTCGGCGGCGTTGCGGTCCGGCACCTCGCGGAACTTCACCACCAGCACCGTGTCGTTCGGGCGGAGCCGCTGGACCGTCAGGGTCCGGCTGCCGTCCTCCGAGGCGAGCGGGCCGTAGTCGGCGAGGGCCTCCATGGGCTCGGTGAAGGACTTCACCCGCACCTCGCCCCGGATGCCGTGGGCGGCGCCGATCTGTCCGACGAGGATGCGCTTCTCGGCCATGCGGGTCGGCGGTCCTGACGTGTCGATCGGTTGCGGGCCGGGAGAGGCGGGCCCCTGCGCTTACTCGGCGGCTTCGGCCGACTTGGCGGCCTTGGCGGCGGCGCGCTCCTGGGCCTTCTTGCCCGGCACGGCCTTCTCGGGGTTGTTGTGCGCCTCGCGGGTGGCGAGGCCGGCGTCGGACAGGAAGCGCAGGACGCGGTCGGTCGGCTGGGCGCCGACGGAGAGCCAGTGCTGCAGCCGCTCGGTGACGAGCGTGACGCGCTCGGCGGAGTCCTTGGCGAGCATCGGATTGTAGGTGCCGACCTTCTCGATGAAGCGGCCGTCGCGGGGCGAGCGGGCGTCGGCGACGACGATCCGGTAGTAGGGCCGCTTCTTGGTGCCGCCGCGGGCGAGACGGATCTTCAGGGACATGCGTCTTCTCCTTAGTCGATGGACTGGAATTCAGGATCGGGAGTCGCGGATGGCTTCGTGGTGGCGGATGACCTCCTTCACCACGAAGGCCAGGAACTTCTCGGCGAAGTCCGGGTCGAGCCGGGCGTCGGCGGCGAGCCGGCGCAGGCGGGCGATCTGCTCGGCCTCGCGGCCGGGGTCGGCGGGGGGCAGCCCATGGGTCGCCTTCAGGTGGCCGACCGCCTGGGTGCACTTGAAGCGCTCGGCGAGCAGGTGCACGAGCGCGGCGTCGATGTTGTCGATCGACTCGCGCAGGCGCTTCAGCTCGGGGACCACGCCGGTGGCCAGGTCGGTCATCGCGGGGCTCTCACTTCTTCTTGCCGAGGCCGGGGAAGCCGCCGGGCAGGCCGCCCGGACCCTTCGGGCCGGGGAAGCCGGGGCCCTTGGGCAGGCCGGGGAAGCCGGGCGGAAGGCCGGCGCCGCCCAATCCCCCCGGGGGCAGGCCGGGCGGGAGGCCCGGAGCGCCGCCGGGCGGCATCGGGAGCTGGCCGGACCTGGCGAGCTCCTCGAGCTGGGCCGGGTCGATCTGGGGGCCGCCGCCGAAAAGGGAGCCGAGCCCGCCGAGCAGGCCGCCCTTC
This sequence is a window from Prosthecomicrobium sp. N25. Protein-coding genes within it:
- a CDS encoding response regulator transcription factor yields the protein MAARKILICDDDTDLREGLVEQLSLYEEFETAQADTAAKGVQMARNDHVDLLIMDVGLPDMDGREAVKILRKNAFKAPIIMLTGHDTDSDTVLGLEAGANDYVAKPFKFAVLLARIRAHLRQHEQTEDATFTIGRYTFRPSAKLLLDEKGSKVRLTEKETAILKYLYRAGERPVSRDVLLHEVWGYNSGVTTHTLETHIYRLRQKIERDPSSAELLVTESGGYKLVP
- a CDS encoding DUF1737 domain-containing protein, which gives rise to MKLYRYLTGPDDAAFCKRVTAALNKGWDLAGQPTLTFDPVKGRVICGQPIVKEVPGVDYTDDVVLSDH
- the leuS gene encoding leucine--tRNA ligase — protein: MASERYNPREAEPKWQRAWEAAEVFRTLNDDPRPKYYVLEMFPYPSGRIHMGHVRNYTMGDVVARYKRARGFNVLHPMGWDAFGLPAENAAIQNKVHPAKWTYENIATMKAQLKSMGLSLDWAREVATCDPSYYRHQQKMFTDFFKAGLVYRSKSKVNWDPVDMTVLANEQVVDGRGWRSGAVVEQRELEQWKFRITAYSDELLSALDTLDRWPDKVRLMQRNWIGKSEGMRVRFELVEPAPNGDRTLEIFTTRADTLFGASFMAIAPDHPLAKACGAQDPGLAAFQEKCRQMGTSVAVLETAEKEGYDTGLKVRHPFLPEVELTVYVANFILMDYGTGAIFGCPAHDQRDLDFARKYGLKVIPVVLPPAADPTSFTIDDTAYDGDGTLFNSAFMDGLPIEAAKEAVARRLETTDLHGAPQGTRQVNYRLRDWLISRQRYWGCPIPMIHCEACGVVPVPEQDLPVRLPEDATFDRPGNPLDHHPTWKHVACPSCGGRARRETDTMDTFVDSSWYFARFTDPWNETAPTTRSAVDGWLPVDQYIGGIEHAILHLLYSRFFTRAMRATGHAGLDEPFAGLFTQGMVVHETYRGPDGAWVSPAEVEITEADGKRSARLKATGGPVEIGGIEKMSKSKKNTVDPSEIIGGWGADTARWFMLSDSPPERDVIWTEAGAEGAHRFVQRIWRMVGEALPFVSGGAPALPADLSAAGLAVRKAAHKTLVAVEDDIEKLAFNRAVARIYELANTLQKALADGGAGSDPGLAAALHEAFDILVRIIAPMMPHLAEECWQAMGREGLIATLGWPVADRTLTVDDTIVLPVQINGKKRAELTVAREAGEAEVRAATLALDAVVAALGGNPPKKVIVVPQRIVNVVA
- a CDS encoding L,D-transpeptidase family protein; its protein translation is MRRPAVPPKVIRIRPRPGHPTEGLLTLGGATVPCRLGRSGITRFKREGDGATPAATMRLVALRYRADRIPRPRTGLPVRAIRPEDGWCDDPADGRYNRPVRLPFGPSHEAMARQDAVYDIVVVLDWNVSRRSLNRGSAIFLHLTRPDRRPTAGCVAVDLPVMRRLLAAAGRRAVMAVL
- a CDS encoding RidA family protein, whose translation is MAFHMIAGAPEPVATFSHATEVDGWVFVTGQMPTVPGRPDDPLPEGIEAQTRQVMENLATVLAGLGLSLADVTMARAYLTRFERDYAPFNAVYKRFFAEGRLPARTCIGVTALAKGALVEVDLVARRPGGSGA
- the lptE gene encoding LPS assembly lipoprotein LptE gives rise to the protein MWWPDRTVRPRRLAGPAALLAAALALGACSDIRPLYGTTAAGDTTVARLASIDLKLVDSRVSQRVRNELVFAFYGGGEPAKPAYRLDLRVTDSSIPVGIERTESTPAAYLVQLNASFTLVDLASGTTILTGNSFANASYDFSQQRFANVRAQRDAENRAATQIAADIRTKIAAWLATHS
- a CDS encoding DUF2238 domain-containing protein, with product MTAAAGGGAMGRAEGTVLAAGVLAALVVSGIGPYDRLTWVLEVIWVLVGLPLAVLTRRVFPLTPLLYRLMALHAVVLVVGGHYTYARVPLGLWVADWFDLARNHYDRLGHFLQGFVPAILVREILSRRSPLRGSAWLGPLTVACCLAFSAFFEFIEWWSALVYGAAADSFLATQGDPWDTQWDMFLAFVGATLAVATLGRVHDRQMARLEGGGVSRAAAP
- a CDS encoding HpcH/HpaI aldolase/citrate lyase family protein produces the protein MTFRPRRSVLYMPGSNARALEKAKTLEADALILDLEDAVAPDAKELAREQVCRAVRDGGYGERELVIRINGLDTPWGKADLKAAAAAGPHAILVPKVSFAEDIHQVGDFLDMNGAPSETRIWAMMETPMGILNAAPIAAAVGVPAGRRFAAMVLGTNDLAKETRARLVKGRLPMITWLSLTVQAARAHGLDVIDGVYNDFDDLEGFREECAQGRDLGMDGKTLIHPRQIAVANEVFSPSATEVAWAEKIVAAFALPENAGKGVITVEGRMVELLHAEMAKRTLAAARGLTATPAAA
- a CDS encoding class I SAM-dependent methyltransferase, with product MDPRLEANRLNWDERAGLHATDRTGSYRIADVLAGRSSLHAIEAAEIGDVRGLDLVHLQCHIGLDTISLAHFGARATGLDFSPKAIEAARDFARRAGRPDVRFVEGDVYAAPDRPGETYDRVFTGWGALNWLPDIERWAAVVARLLRPGGYLYLIESHPITCGALADRDGVPTPTYPWRDPPEKPVASDMTHTYTGDARPLVNTRNYEWTHPISEVVTALLGAGLRLEMLREHDRVAWKAYPTLVEDGVDLWRFPAGGPSLPLAYSLRARRPG
- the trmD gene encoding tRNA (guanosine(37)-N1)-methyltransferase TrmD, with protein sequence MTFRASVLTLYPEMFPGPLGLSLSGKALANGLWSLDVADIRDFATDRHRSVDDTPAGGGPGMVMRCDVTARALDAVAGPEDPRPRLLMSPRGRPLRQDFVRELAGGPGVVVLCGRFEGVDERLIEGRALTEVSIGDYVLSGGEPAAQVLLDAVVRLLPGVMGKTESGAEESFEAGLLEYPHYTRPQVWEGRTIPEVLTSGDHGRIANWRRRASEAITAERRPDLWADHRAREGRESKAAGPGPRR
- a CDS encoding YggS family pyridoxal phosphate-dependent enzyme, translating into MVDAAERLAEIRNRIARAERTHARAPGSVTLVAVSKTFDADAIRPVIAAGQRVFGENRVQEAKAKWPALREETPGIELHLIGPLQSNKAREAVELFDVIHTVDREKIAAALAEEMRRLGRSPRLLVQVNTGLEPQKAGIDPREAVAFVERCRTAHGLAIAGLMCIPPVEDQPGPHFALLEKLAREAGVGLLSMGMSSDFETAIQFGATHVRVGSAIFGAR